GAAACTGTATTGGAAACCAGGATCCCACTATAAAAGATTGCTAACCTTCAAAACCAACATCAGCAATCATGGAAAGAATGACTTCTTTTATTGAAGCAATCGGACTTGGTTAAGGAAAGTCTTCatgtttaataataaatacCACAGTGGGAACCTGATTGAGATGGTGGGTAATGAATGCGTTCAGAATGGACTGAAGGCAATCACCTGCTGGAGCTCTCTGTCAGGACTCAGCTGGATCTGCGGGATGTCGGCCATGGAGGCTGCCACCCACTGCAGCATGCTCCTGAGCTGAGGGTCAAGGGTCAAGTGTTGAGGGCCCATCCTGAGCTCCCTGACATCCGAGTTCACTACGACCAGTGCAGTCCTGGGAGCCTGCACCTGAGTCCTGTCCACACAGAGAGTCCCTGCAGCACAGACAAAAGTGGTTCATTCAAGATGAATCAGCCTTGCATATTTTTCTACTGCCCATTTTCCtgcttgttatttatttatttatttattttttaagagaCTGGTCCTTCTAAACACTGATCAGACATGAGTCTGCTGTACATTAGTGTGTTCTCCTCTTCTCCAGTACATCTCGAAGACAGACGGATACACCAAGTGTAACATGTAACAGTCTTTTGCTCCCCCAGTCCTGTTCTGCTCAGTGCTGGGTTCCCACGCTCCCACAGCAGAACAGACCCCCTCACAGGGGGCTGCTctggtttcacacacacacacacacacacaaaacgcaGAATGACTGACTGTGGAGGGAGTGGAGTGGATGAATGAGCATTAGTGTGGCTGAATATGGGGGTGGTAAAATCCCCGGCTACAACACACTCAGACTGGCAGACAGACGTACACAGCCAGACGGAATCAAGGCCAACTGTTCTGAATCTCGAGGAGTGGAAAGAGCAAGACCTCAAATTAGGAGAGGGCCCTTTCTTTCCCCCACATCCCACTGCTGTCCAAAAGTGTGCTTTGTTAAacagtttgattttgatttttttttttttttttgggccaaaatctgcatttttagGAAAAACTTACAACTCACAATAGATTTTATTGAATTAGAAGACCCTAGCATTACCACTAACTGCAGCCTACACAAAAGGTGAAGTTGCAGGCAGTAAAATAACCTTACCACTGGATTCCTCTTTGACCTCAGTGTCCTTGTCCTCTGTATTGTCACTGTTGGATGAGAAATGTCACACAGGTTAGTGAGAAGGGAGAAATGGCTGGGGAGATGAGGCTGCATGCAAGGATATATAAATGACAATAAGCATGCTTAAGCTAACAGTCTTTGATATAAGCATAGCAGGATATCAGAAGCCGCAAGCACTGCAATCAAAGCAATCCTGATCAAAAGACGTCTTACACACATTGAGGGAACTACGCTGCATATTTCCAGTcaatgttttttctattttccagTAAATTAACTTTTCTCCTTTTGTCAGTTAAGACACAATGACACAAAGAGTATATCTTGATCAGTGTGAAAGTGGGTTTTTCCATTCTGAAAATCTACTCAATATCCATTCTGTCAATTGTGCAAATATTTGCTGTGTGACGTGCCAACAGGTAAACAGTCATTTCTCTACTTTATATGATTGTTAATCACAGTCTTGTTGACACAGCCGACGGCTACAGACACTCAGACTCTGCTCAATATGATATAAGGATATCATTTTCTTTCCAGAAGGGGGACGTCGAAGAAGGCTTTTTACAGCCAGTTTTTATGAATAGGATCATGAAGCAGCAAGGACATTGTCAAAGCAGAGGTGAGGTGGACTAAGAACTAAGAGAGACAGGGCAGCGCCAACTACAAAGCcatgcattaaaaaacaacaccagtgtaattgtagtgttatcTATCCTCTGTGGCCATTAATTACAGAGCACAAACTCACCAGTGTATTTGCTGCAGTTGGCAACTAGtagcaaatcttttttttatttttatttttttatttctttttaaacagcTCACAGTGACATATTGGAGCCTTGACTAGCACAACCCGTTTTATATGAGACAATCTCGGTTAtcttaacatgtttttaattgcCATGTTTAGTAGTAACTAAACCACAAACCCGAATCTGTGAGAAACCTGCCACCTAATGGCAGACACTGAACTGGCCATCTGTTATTTGCTGATCCTCAGTGCTTTACCTGTGGCATTACCTTTTGATGAAGGAGTGGGTGATGTGTATAAAATCCTTATTTACTGTACTGTTGTATGTTGTGAtgtgatacattttctgaaaattcagctgagaaactgtttatggataaaataaccaggCAGAACTGTGAACTCAATACCTGACAAATGAAGTTACTTCATCACACTGATGGAAACAACTATAAAAATgcaatattgccataaagcagttCTGCTAATTGCTTTGCAACATTGCCTACAATGGCCTAATACActcaaatatattaaaatgatagCTATCACAGTATAAACGTTATGGCAAAATATCTGACGGTTGACAAATCTACGTGGTATTTATGTGTATTTCCAATTGCCCCCTACAGTGTTGGTAGTTTTGTGAGTGACATCATGGACCAGGTAACAGCAGATTTCAGCAGGCTTCACATAGATGTGGTTTTGGGTTTAGGTTACTCTTTAATATagacaattttcattttttctgatTCTGTACAGTTACATTTCTCTGCTGACAGTAAAGGGTTGAAACAAAAGCACCGTAACAGTAGTTTTGTAAGTTTAAGCCCTTTTCAGATTGAGAAATCTGCAGCAGTTTGGCTACGTTCCAGGAAGCCACTGGTTTCAGTTGATGTTAGAACAGTATCAACATGCATAAACGtgcttattatttattacagttAATATTTTGTCACCTCAATCTTTTTTGTCAGTGCTGATCATGCAGTTGTAAGGCACTGATTGTCTTGTTGGTGCATTCAGATGTCTGTGGGAAGCTCTGACATTTGAGAACTGGTTGTCAGCTGCCAAACTGAATTCATGTACTTTGtcgatggaaaataaaacccagaaaACATGGAAGTTGTTAAAAGGATAACGTAAACGTGGCagctttttgcatttaaaagatTGCTGTTTGGTGGCAGACTCAACCTCAAATGATACTAGGATTTCCTACAAGTGCATGTTGCTTAACATGTTGATTGATAGTACTGCACTGCTATGAGCTGAAACATGCGGCTGCATGGATGgaagcaaaaacacatttcaccaGACAAAACAATGATGTGTTTATAAATGGCTGGCTGCACGGATTCAGTTTGTCAATGCTGTAGTACATCTCTGTGAGaatgtactttttaaatgaattggGGCCCGTGATGGCATCACCTGCAGGACTAATATCTGAACATTTTGGTGGGTTTATAACATTACATAGCATGAATGCAAGGAGGGCAAGAACCCCCAAAATATAATAACACTACAAATTATCCTATTAAGCAACCAAATTACATGCAAGTAATGCAGAACCGGTAAAACATCACAAGCTGACATTAGCATCAACAAGCATATGCCAAGCCTATTTATATTTACAACTTTAGTGTGGTCATGCAAAGGGCTGGTGGTTCCTAGTATGAGACAAAGTATGAATCTAAATACCATTGTACAATCTTGTAAATCATTTTCATATGATGAAACAATTCCCTGGTATCTATTTTGTGTTGCGATTTTCTACTGATGGATCTGTTACACCAGgggttctcaaccttttctaCTTCAAGGCCCACCTATTCATACTTGTAAAGGGCCAGGGCccattaaaacagaaattaataataataataataataataataataataatgatacaaaTATTTTTGGCTAATCTTTTCTATTCTAATaatctaatatataatatataggtCCTGGCAGTCAAAGAAGGTTgccgcaaatgtgcctgtttaaAACACTAAAACTTTTACAACTTTCATAATGGCATACTATCtgcaacatgtatttttcatatactGAATGAACTGTATTgattaattacaaatgaagtaTGGATTATCTGATGATACACGGACCAAACTATTCAATTTCCAgtgataaaaaaacattttgttatcttgagtgtGAGTAGGATTGTTTTATGATCAGTCCTTCGCGTCACGagtaattttgaacaggcacatttgcggaAACCTTCTTTGACTGCCAGGACCTATTTGGCGCATGGGCAGAACGCATTGGGCTAATGAATCAATTGAAATAATAActtgattactaaaaatcatcaatgcaaattatttgcatcaaagctttgtttaatccatataattacatacagCGCACTGTGTTTCGCACGGATGATTACGACTGTCGCACAATgtgtggtggctagttatggtgtccctaagttagctaggttttgttaaagatattaaccacagaaaataaaatgcgaaagcctgagcttcattcatgttattattagatagtcacagttcctgtccacccGTGTTTGCCTCcaacaaatgccacaaagaagacagaaagGCTTAcattatgcctgagctgtagttaggttgaaacgtgtagttctgaaacttaagtatatatacaccttttttttttaaagcatttcagAACGTTTTCTTTAAAACTCAGAATGTAATAcagcacttaaatgcactaaatgggtttagttttgacagataatattgTAAGCAATAAAAAcgtagatttttctaaaaaggaaaccaattagttgttcattttaagagacctgtcttattttctcttttgcatatttactattactctgtaataaagcaaaagtatttcttatttgatcgattaatcgatggaataatCGGTAAAATActtgattactaaaataatcaatagctgcagccctagctGGTACgacaattttgtttttcctaGGATGGTGAAGTCATGACCCACCCTattctgcctctgattggctggtatTTGTTGCCTTCGTTGGTTGGGTTTAGGCAAGAGGAGAGAGATTGGTTAGAGTTAGGGTAAAAATATCAGGGTAAGCCAATCAGAGGCGGGTCATGCCATCGCCATCCTAGGGGAAAAAAATATCCCAGCCGGTACGGATCGGACACGGACATTCGCCACACCACAGCCTACCGGTTAGCTTACCTGTCAACAAATTGAGCATCTCAAATTGGCCCACTAGCTTCaacttaaaaacatttcacGGCCCACTAAAGGACACTCGTGGCCACTCAGGCCCAGTGGTTGAGAAAGTATGTGTTACACGCTTGCTTACTTACTTTTGGCTTTATAGTAAAATTCAATGGTTCAACTATTTCTTTGTCCCATTCTAGGTGAACCCCCAGGTCTTATGGGCATTTTGGAAGGTTAGCTACATCAACCAGTTGCTGACCAACCTgtcagagggagagaatgaCATGCGCTCCTCACACGCCTCCCCCTCCAGGCCCAGGCTGCTCCAGCTACTGCTGTTCCCATTGCTGCTGGAGAAAGAAGGCAGGTAACGCACCactataacactgacaggggctATCCTTTAACACGGACATAATCACATGAGAACTACTGAAATGGAACAGGATATAATAAGCAGTTTCATCCCATTTGACCATATCTATTATGTAGCTTCAACAAACAATACTCAGGTTGAAGACCATTTCTGGCCTGTTGAATAATTCTTTAAATGCCAGCTGAGGTTCAAAACAGAGGAGGATTCTCGAAATGATGCAGATTTTTCCACCATATATCGCTCTGAATCATCTGTAATGTTGATCGAGACAATTTGTTGCTAAAGGCCTAAAATGTGAGATCATTACATTCTTGTCATCACATAATCCTGTTAATCCTGTGGGTTCCACCAGGACAACCAGCTGGCAACAGAAGCACAGCAACATACACTCTCTCTGTAATTAGTCAATGATTAGCCTGCTGGCTGGAACCTGCATACTGTGGCGTGCGGTACTGTGGAGTGAGGCTGAAGGGAGGAACATTTCTGATATCTAAAAATACCTCCTTTAATCTGCTTTACCTCAACTATAGCTTTCTCCCTGTGGTTTGACTGAATGACACATGGCGAGAGCTTGTTCATTTAGTCAATCATCATGCTCAGTGTCTCAATAAGCCCTTgaagatgatttttttcccctttcgtTATTTCATCTGTTGAGCGGAAATGGTTGCAGCGGGCTTTTGAAGAGCGTCTAATGAATTACACATGGTGGACTTTGTTCCTGTAGAAACACTGCCTGAAGTGAAGAGAGCACTCAAAGACACACCTTTAGAAAATATTATGATACATTAACttggccctgatggccaaaatAACTAGCTGCTAACACATTGTGTTCTTTCAGTATCTTGGGAAAGAATCTCAAATGTTGTCAGTTTTGTCTCCATAGAGATAGCAACCTTTACGAGAAATGTCAAAAGCCTGATTCCCAGAGACTGAAGAATTTGTATGAGACCATGTCACTTAGAGGGCCAATACTCAGACTCACTCACCccactttctccctcttttttgcatacatacacaaaaatagTGGTTCAATGTCCATCCAAGAAGAGGAGGCCAATTCTGTCACAACTACTACTTGGTCCTTATCCCTGTGGTGTATTTCACAAACATTCTCAGAAGAACTTGGCTGCATGGACAGctacataaaatatttaacaacatATCCATTAGAGCTCACATATAATGCAACACTTGCACAAATCagagaaaattgcattttggcAGTGAAGTCGAAATGAGATTCCCAAACCATACATTGTAGCCTGTACTGACCTTGGGAAACCTCCTATCTAGATCTAACCACAGGAGACTCCTGCTAAAACGGTTCCAACACTAGCAATGAAATGAGTGTTTCTGTACTGTTCTGGGTCTGAGGAGATGAACAGCACAAACTGACACAGCATGACCAAATTGATAACCTCATTCTTTAAAGCCTGAGTCCGTGACTACACAGAAATCAATTCTAATGCCTCTTACTGAAATATTACACCCATGTCAGCACTGCCCCCAGAGAATTCAACAGTGCCAGTCCACTGCTTAGATGCACCACTTTGTAAGTTTCAAAGTAcatcttgtaaatattttatagaACCAATGATCTTATTATTCAGATTTACAGAAAACaccaaataaagaaacacagGGGGATATGTGGCTGAGACAGTAACATGTGCCACCTGTTGGTACTATCTGGTTGGAAAAGGCAACCCTGGCTCCTGTGAGatgacagcaacagcagctgtcATCATATCAAAAACTGCCCGAAACCTGAGCCCAAATCCTGTTCAAATCTGCTTATTTGTCAGTACGCCTGTGTCAAATAATGTTGTAGATGGTTTATTGTCACCAATAAAAGTGCTAGGGGGAAAGACTGGGAGAGCTAAGAGCTAAAATTAATAAAGAATCAAATTCAAACACATATATCTTTATCAGTTAAATGGTTTGTGTCTCGTAATctgcaaatgtgtatttattatcTATTACCACAGTAAAATATTGACACTAAGGGATATAGCAGCAGTGTGCTCTTCAGGTGACTGGATATTTGGTATGCTATGTATGAGAAAGCTAGTGGTTGTATACCTGTCACTGAGGTGGAGGAAGCTGCTGTTGTCGTCTGGGTGCTCATCCTCAAAGCTCAGGTTAGACCAGCTGCCCAGACTGTCATCTCCTACACTCAGCTGCTGGGACACAGAGGACTCAGTGGTTTCCCTACCTGGAAAGCTAAATGCACAGAGGTAAAAGGAGACAAAAAGGGAAGGGCTTCAAAAACTATGCAAATATTTACACTTACAAATTCATGATGACAATTCTTACTATGTAGTAAAATGGTGAAGTTTGGTAAGAAGTAAATGTTAAATAGTAGCAGCTTTAACGCACCAGTTTTTTTATACACGTTTTTGATTTATCAATCAATACAAAGTCAATTAAACAAAGCTGCTTAAATGCTACACTATGTATGCATGGCCCTAGCCATAACAGGAACATATGAATATGACGTAAAAGCAACTATTAATGTGAATCTTGGTGTGTGTACCTGATGTTGGCAGCCTGGCAGATGTTGGACAGGGCTGACGTCATGATCTCAGCAGTTAGGCTCTCAGCATAGCTGGTTCCATCATGGCCGATGCCACTGTCTGCATTAAGGCTGGTGTTGCTCAGCTCACGTTTAGCTGTCTCCATTGCCATGGACACCATCTCCTCTGCAAACACTGCCCTGTGGTCCAGGTCAATGTGGATCTTGGGAATCTCCAGGCTAGATAGCCGCTCAGCCCTTGCCTGACATTCTGGcccccttttcctcctctgtaaTACAGGCTGGTGGTGGTGCCTGCTAAGCTTGGTGCAGTACGGGCACTCCTGGACCTGACAATAACGGCATGTCCTCTCCCCCAGGGCTTGGCTCAGTGATAGCCCCTCAGACAACCTCTGGGTGTGAGAGTGTCTGTCATGGCCTTGGTTCCTCTGGTGCTCCCGGGATGAATGTCCAACTGAAGCCAGGCTCATCTTCAGAGTGTCATCAACTATTTTCCTGGCATAATGCTCTATGACTTGCATCACCCTACTCCTGTAGCCTCCATCATACAGGCTTTCAGTGCTGTGGTACTGCCTGCTCTTACCCTCCTTGGACAACAGGGGGCAGGAGAAGGAGTTCCTGATGAGATTCTCTGCCATGTCTTCAAATTTGGATTTCTTATAAAGACAGGAGTCAGTGAGAGACTTGGGCAGTCGTACAGAGGAAAGATGCAGCTTGCGTGTGACATCACAGGTGATGTTGTAAGCTAAAGACTCTGCAAAGTTGACTAGATCCATGTACTCCCTCTGACTCTGCTCTTCAGAGTCCCCGCAATAACACGGAGCATCCTCACCTGAGGGACAAACCACTGACTCTACTCTGTCCTTAGGCGACGAGGCCTCACTACCAGAGGTTTTCCATTCATCTGGCAGCGACTTGGAGGAGTGAAGGCGGGTGCTAGAGGATCTCTGCTTGATTTTGCGACTGGCATGAGCCAAGCCAAGTTTTATGGAGCGATAGGCCAAACGGCTCGCATACTGGTCTAGAACCAACTCCCTACTGCCTCCCTCCTTTTTCAGTACCCTAATGAGGTAGCCAGCATATTCATCTGTCACACTCTCACAGCTGGGATACTCTGAGCACAGGccagagctggagctggagataGTGCTTGAAGTGGAGGTGGGAGACCGGAAAACTGAGGCTATCAGGTCATTAGACCACTGCTCAGCCAGCCTCCCTACTCTCCAGTCTCTGTTCTGGTCTGTACTGGGTTGAGActggtgttggtggtggtggtgatgcaAATATTCAGAGCTAGATCTGTCAAAGCTTCTTCTTCTGAGAGTTCTGTGATATGGACACTGCTGTGCAGAGCTCACCATCCTCTTCACATCATTGATGACCTCTCCCGCCACCTCCCCGGCATACACCCACAAGGTGTTGAGGGTCTGCTCAGAGAACTGAGCCAcgctgtctctcctcctctcgctGCTCTTGctcatctctccctcctcctctgccacTCCCAGCGTGTCCAtctctgttgccatggagacaatGTGACAAGCCAACCGCTCAGCATAGTGAAGAGCTTCCTTGTTGGAAATTCTGCGAGCAGACATCTGGTTCGGTTCATGCCGGCCACCCCCTGTCTCTAAACATCTGTTAGTGCCACCAACACTACCCTCTTCTGCCaattcttcctcctcttcatcctcattGCCATCTGCCTCCTCAGAGAGAGACCTCATCAGTTTGAGCATAAACTCAGCCTTGTCTGCCTCAGGGGTGATGTCTTTTGGCCCTGGGCCAGGCTCAGGCTGATAGTGAGGAGTGGGTGGCGGTGTAGCAGGGGAAAATTCCTTGGCCAGCTTACTTTTCAACTTCTTGGAGAactgttttatctgtttctcCTTGGACACCTCACTGGGCTGCTGAGGGGTAGAAGGAGGAGTGCCAGGAGTCCCACCTGATTTTTGGCTAGAGCTTGGACCTGAGTCATCCCCAGGAACAGATGTCCTCCTTTGTCCACCCATTTTGGTATCCGGCACATCAAGAGTATCCATCATCACAGGATGTGTTTCAGCCACACCTCTGGTCCTGGGGTCTAACTCACAGCTGGCTCTCCCCTGGTTTTGAGAGCCTGTCTGAAAGGAAATGTGAGGAATACTAAGGTCTGTTACTTGCTCAACAGGGCCGCCATTCCTAACATCTCTACAGTCATATCTGAAACCCTCCCTGCCAGCTCCCTGCTTTGAAGGGGAATCTGGAGCCTCATAATTAACCGTCTCCTGCTTAGAAGAAGATCCCCTTCGGCTTCCGATTGTCTTTGTAAGGAAATCAGCACAGTCACCAAAACTCTTCTTCATCTTAGAAGCAGTTATTAGCTCACAAGCCTCAGTTACTATCATATCCACCATGTTGCCAGAGAAGTTTTGGAATGGGGACTTTCCTTGGGAGGGGTCTCCTCCAGGTATGGGGGTCTGAGTTCCATGACTGTAAAGGTGAGTTTGTGTAGATGTGGTG
This Siniperca chuatsi isolate FFG_IHB_CAS linkage group LG12, ASM2008510v1, whole genome shotgun sequence DNA region includes the following protein-coding sequences:
- the akap11 gene encoding A-kinase anchor protein 11 isoform X2, yielding MDACARIRGVPLRSRASVRKETVRESGAQCVKSLFRNKKELCSVGLELPTRDTTRLTEIHFVCLPGHCEGEDVTQQALSSLPGGLCELLRSLHVHGLKNDEVLLLKDSRRLAEHKDAGPQCWLKAVCVLRHNPSTSVYPQASVASLVGLLGCYMAGVRYALELQALQRGTAEPSQPEEDDTNQSVSSIEDDFVTALEHLEEDDTGDNPSASYFHFKKRDVASQTVPAHKRRKELSGSRVIISSSSKKHSAKHRSGPDISVTVQRSSGVESQWTYCSPGPRLPSPLIHVSESEESDCSSPSPIIFLDEVGYQKSMLAKLDIPQVPGGPRERVEDSDSEVSEFFDSFDQFDDLEELSSESCTLALPLDAISAPTTQKKSAESSASGSTSKYVSRGCSTKGMNPHRFDQPTLPANVKKPTPLKPGSPYSLNSELSDSPRPVQTPSEENGGPLFSPVSSSAFSPLVDSSGPLEYFWKTDEDGWDSSELRKPQDLCSLYKTYSDFASSLSKEILGSVCGYQSAVDINDNKNLSCVCHKEFKNPSGYLMKLSEIQETVTVAKLPKKSQSLKDGIQRFATDLVEMSLGSALRDLQKGVSSCTTTLCHLAARLTSSVFQMAFHEIGMRHAYVLKERAVNGLAGFLVGEAVSGALKDFLTVKKQIFHNTVTRFAADLAEELVFEGIMEVCQFSHPSTPLTPSDWSFGHGQEEEEEEEEVVSSYASDLSESVIQEAFIELSQADVAFTSQAAISVSLDNICYVSAENTSTHTCSTFANQQVLSASSAAVAPSAEDATCTVKNALFTVSGMASCIPVPQAGQALSHLQDSEETCQYKSSLSDTPQTSPKRVTVSSSDTTTSTQTHLYSHGTQTPIPGGDPSQGKSPFQNFSGNMVDMIVTEACELITASKMKKSFGDCADFLTKTIGSRRGSSSKQETVNYEAPDSPSKQGAGREGFRYDCRDVRNGGPVEQVTDLSIPHISFQTGSQNQGRASCELDPRTRGVAETHPVMMDTLDVPDTKMGGQRRTSVPGDDSGPSSSQKSGGTPGTPPSTPQQPSEVSKEKQIKQFSKKLKSKLAKEFSPATPPPTPHYQPEPGPGPKDITPEADKAEFMLKLMRSLSEEADGNEDEEEEELAEEGSVGGTNRCLETGGGRHEPNQMSARRISNKEALHYAERLACHIVSMATEMDTLGVAEEEGEMSKSSERRRDSVAQFSEQTLNTLWVYAGEVAGEVINDVKRMVSSAQQCPYHRTLRRRSFDRSSSEYLHHHHHQHQSQPSTDQNRDWRVGRLAEQWSNDLIASVFRSPTSTSSTISSSSSGLCSEYPSCESVTDEYAGYLIRVLKKEGGSRELVLDQYASRLAYRSIKLGLAHASRKIKQRSSSTRLHSSKSLPDEWKTSGSEASSPKDRVESVVCPSGEDAPCYCGDSEEQSQREYMDLVNFAESLAYNITCDVTRKLHLSSVRLPKSLTDSCLYKKSKFEDMAENLIRNSFSCPLLSKEGKSRQYHSTESLYDGGYRSRVMQVIEHYARKIVDDTLKMSLASVGHSSREHQRNQGHDRHSHTQRLSEGLSLSQALGERTCRYCQVQECPYCTKLSRHHHQPVLQRRKRGPECQARAERLSSLEIPKIHIDLDHRAVFAEEMVSMAMETAKRELSNTSLNADSGIGHDGTSYAESLTAEIMTSALSNICQAANISFPGRETTESSVSQQLSVGDDSLGSWSNLSFEDEHPDDNSSFLHLSDSNGNSSSWSSLGLEGEACEERMSFSPSDSDNTEDKDTEVKEESSGTLCVDRTQVQAPRTALVVVNSDVRELRMGPQHLTLDPQLRSMLQWVAASMADIPQIQLSPDRELQQLPAVVQRLRERKWRAGELLHTLLRYCEESQTHSQSQAREEALQAGREPHRISLFQWLLEHA
- the akap11 gene encoding A-kinase anchor protein 11 isoform X3; the protein is MDACARIRGVPLRSRASVRKETVRESGAQCVKSLFRNKKELCSVGLELPTRDTTRLTEIHFVCLPGHCEGEDVTQQALSSLPGGLCELLRSLHVHGLKNDEVLLLKDSRRLAEHKDAGPQCWLKAVCVLRHNPSTSVYPQASVASLVGLLGCYMAGVRYALELQALQRGTAEPSQPEEDDTNQSVSSIEDDFVTALEHLEEDDTGDNPSASYFHFKKRDVASQTVPAHKRRKELSGSRVIISSSSKKHSAKHRSGPDISVTVQRSSGVESQWTYCSPGPRLPSPLIHVSESEESDCSSPSPIIFLDEVGYQKSMLAKLDIPQVPGGPRERVEDSDSEVSEFFDSFDQFDDLEELSSESCTLALPLDAISAPTTQKKSAESSASGSTSKYVSRGCSTKGMNPHRFDQPTLPANVKKPTPLKPGSPYSLNSELSDSPRPVQTPSEENGGPLFSPVSSSAFSPLVDSSGPLEYFWKTDEDGWDSSELRKPQDLCSLYKTYSDFASSLSKEILGSVCGYQSAVDINDNKNLSCVCHKEFKNPSGYLMKLSEIQETVTVAKLPKKSQSLKDGIQRFATDLVEMSLGSALRDLQKGVSSCTTTLCHLAARLTSSVFQMAFHEIGMRHAYVLKERAVNGLAGFLVGEAVSGALKDFLTVKKQIFHNTVTRFAADLAEELVFEGIMEVCQFSHPSTPLTPSDWSFGHGQEEEEEEEEVVSSYASDLSESVIQEAFIELSQADVAFTSQAAISVSLDNICYVSAENTSTHTCSTFANQQVLSASSAAVAPSAEDATCTVKNALFTVSGMASCIPVPQAGQALSHLQDSEETCQYKSSLSDTPQTSPKRVTVSSSDTTTSTQTHLYSHGTQTPIPGGDPSQGKSPFQNFSGNMVDMIVTEACELITASKMKKSFGDCADFLTKTIGSRRGSSSKQETVNYEAPDSPSKQGAGREGFRYDCRDVRNGGPVEQVTDLSIPHISFQTGSQNQGRASCELDPRTRGVAETHPVMMDTLDVPDTKMGGQRRTSVPGDDSGPSSSQKSGGTPGTPPSTPQQPSEVSKEKQIKQFSKKLKSKLAKEFSPATPPPTPHYQPEPGPGPKDITPEADKAEFMLKLMRSLSEEADGNEDEEEEELAEEGSVGGTNRCLETGGGRHEPNQMSARRISNKEALHYAERLACHIVSMATEMDTLGVAEEEGEMSKSSERRRDSVAQFSEQTLNTLWVYAGEVAGEVINDVKRMVSSAQQCPYHRTLRRRSFDRSSSEYLHHHHHQHQSQPSTDQNRDWRVGRLAEQWSNDLIASVFRSPTSTSSTISSSSSGLCSEYPSCESVTDEYAGYLIRVLKKEGGSRELVLDQYASRLAYRSIKLGLAHASRKIKQRSSSTRLHSSKSLPDEWKTSGSEASSPKDRVESVVCPSGEDAPCYCGDSEEQSQREYMDLVNFAESLAYNITCDVTRKLHLSSVRLPKSLTDSCLYKKSKFEDMAENLIRNSFSCPLLSKEGKSRQYHSTESLYDGGYRSRVMQVIEHYARKIVDDTLKMSLASVGHSSREHQRNQGHDRHSHTQRLSEGLSLSQALGERTCRYCQVQECPYCTKLSRHHHQPVLQRRKRGPECQARAERLSSLEIPKIHIDLDHRAVFAEEMVSMAMETAKRELSNTSLNADSGIGHDGTSYAESLTAEIMTSALSNICQAANISFPGRETTESSVSQQLSVGDDSLGSWSNLSFEDEHPDDNSSFLHLSDSDNTEDKDTEVKEESSGTLCVDRTQVQAPRTALVVVNSDVRELRMGPQHLTLDPQLRSMLQWVAASMADIPQIQLSPDRELQQLPAVVQRLRERKWRAGELLHTLLRYCEESQTHSQSQAREEALQAGREPHRISLFQWLLEHA